The stretch of DNA TCGTTCCGCAACTTTGAGCGGATTATCAGCGGGTCGCCTAGCCGGATTTCGGTGGACGAAAAGAGCGAACTATCGCGGATTGTCCAAGGCTTCCAGCCCGATCTCTCCGATGACGACTTGTAAGCCCAATCGGCTGAGGAACGCTTAAATGGCGACTATTCTACGGGATTGGAGCTATCGCTATCCGTGGTTTTATGACGCGATCGCTCGTTTAGCGGCGCTCACAGTGGGGGGCGAAGCCAGGTTCCGCCAGCTCGCCCTAGAGGGGCTAGAGATCACAGAAGCAACTCATATCCTTGATCTGTGCTGTGGCTGCGGACAGACCACTCGGTTTCTGGTGGAGCGATCGCCCCATGTGGTGGGGCTAGATGCCTCACCGCGCTCGATTCAACAAGCCCAAGTCAACGTACCCAACGCCACCTTTGTGGAAGCTTGGGCCGAGGCCATGCCCTTTGCTGAGCACCAGTTTGACCTTGTGCAGACCAGCGTGGCCCTGCACGAGATGCAGCTTGACTCGTTGCAGCAGATTATCGCCGAAGTCTATCGAGTCCTCAAGCCCGGCGGGGTGTTTACCCTTGTGGACTTCCATCGCCCCCACAATCCCCTACTTTGGCCGGGCTTGGCAGCTTTTTTGTGGGTGTTTGAAACAGAAACCGCCTGGCAGTTGCTGCGCCTCGATCTGCCAGAGATGCTGAAGCAGCAAGGGTTTGAAGTGGATGCCACCACACTTGGGCAACAGCTCTATGCTGGCGGGAGCCTGCAGGTGGTGCGGGGCCGCAAGCCTGATGCAGGCTGATCCCATAGATGACCCCCTAGAGACTTGATCACCCAAGGAGGAGCGATCGCTTGGTTGACTGGTGGCTACAGACCCTCACCCCCAACCCCTCTCCCAGGTCGGTAGAGGGGCTTTGAAAGTATCCCTACATTGATTCACCCCTTTGTGAGCAAAGGATCTGGGGGATGAGGAAAAATTTGAGCCCATCAGAGCGATCGCTGAGGGAATAGCGATCGCTCCCAGAGCAACCATCACTCCAGGGTGTGAATCGTCAACACTTGGGGTGGCGTAGCATCGGGAGGATAGAGAAATTCCAGGTTCACAGCGCGGCGATCGCCCGGTGGCATCCGCAGTTGGATCAAGGGTTCTCCAGCTTGCCCCCGTCGATGCACAAGGTGGAGGTAGCGGGTTTGCAGCAGCCCAAAATCGTCAATGTAGGTTAAGCGAACCGTACCCCGGAAGAAGATTTGCTCATCAGGGGGCTGCCGAAACCGTAGATAGCCATTGGCCTGTTCATCTTGCAGCGGCGTTTGCAGTGCTAGCGCAACCGTTTGAGTCTCAGACGTGGGGTTATATAGGGGCAGGCTGAGGTCATACTTAACGCCATAGTTCCCATGGGAGCGATAGGCGGTGTCAGAATAGCGATCGAGCATTGCGCCACTTTGAATTTGCCCCGTCCCAAAGGTGTTGTGATCAACGGTGTTGATCACATAGGATAGGCGCTGACCCGTGCCGGGAATTGTCAGCGTATTGCCACCCACATCATCGGACAAGTCTGCCTTCCATTCCGAGCCCTGAGCAATACCAGACACCCGTCCATAGAAAAATCGGCTAAAGTTTTGGGTCTCAGGAGGTGTCGGAGCCAGATCTCGCGGCCCAGCTAGCCCCCGCTGGGTTAACAGCAACTGCCATTCCGCCAAGGTTGGCACTCGCTCATTGCCATCCGCCGTCAAGGGTGCATACATGGCCAGGCTAGCCACATAGACATCGCCATCAGTTCTGGCATGGATTTGCAGCGATCGCCCATTGGTGGGCAAAGGACGGCTCACGGCCGGCACCGGCGGCGATGCCGAGGCCTGGGTTGATGCTGACCGAGTAGAGTTGCTTGCTGCTGTTTCAATCTGGCGAGGGGGTAATAACACCTGCCCCGGAGGCAAGGTGCCATTGGTGGCCACCGACAGTCGCCGCAGGGGAATCGGTAGGTTGGCCAATAGGTAGGTCTGCCCCGCTGGAATACGCACACTCGGCTGCCAGTGGTCTTGACGGCTGCCCCGCAGCATATCATTGGCAGTGCGGCTACCGGGGCCCGAAAAGGTGCGCCCTAGGGGATTCGCCACATAGGACGGCAAGTCATAAAACGGTGCATCTTGGCTCAGATAGCTAACCGCCTGCAGTAGATCGAGGGTAACCGCTTGGGACTCTGGATTATGCACCAAAATGCCCAGAAACAAGGTGCGATTATCATCAGGGGTGAGCCCACGAGCAATGTGGTGGGCAAAAATATCGAAGCGTCCACTGAGGGGATAGTTGAGGTGAGCCGTGGCCACCTGCATGTTGTCAGGGGGGAAGGTAGACAGCAAAATACCCTCGGTTTGCACCAGTTCAGGGCTATTGCTGTTAAACACGGGTGTACTATCTAGCTGCCCTGGCAGAGGACGAATCTCTTGTTGGGGCTGGAGAATCTCTTGGGCTGCCGGACGGGCGGCTGATACTTCAGCTACAAGCGCTGGGGAGGTGAGTTGTGCGGCGACTAAAAATGGTAAAACTGTCAGCATAGGCAACGTCATCAAACATCAGCGCAAAGCGCACGTATAGGAACCAAACCCTTCACTATTGGCCAGGTCATTAACCCTAGCAAACGACTGATAACCAAGGGTCAATCGCGGCGGGCAAATCGATCGGGGACATGAATGATAGAGCGGACTTGAGCAAAGCAATGAGCCACACAAGACTCAGAAAGACGTTCCACTGGCTTGGAGCAGTCTCTGATCTTATACAGTTGCTCCTGATCCCTGGGTTGCAGATGGTTGGGTTTCACCAAAGATATGCCGTTTTTCACAATACCATTAACCTGTGTAACAGAAATGTTTCTAGGTTCAGAAATCTTCTCAGCCACATATTGGAAAAACCTATGGCAAGCACAACCGCGATCGCTGCCTCTTGGCTCAGTGTTCCCTGGAATCAGGCAATGATTGCTGAACTCTCTGTTGTTCTTAGCGTCAGCGCCATCATCCGGATGGTTCCATTTTGGGAGTAGGGTCGGGTGGCACAGCTTCAACGGGTGGCGATCGCCCCCAATCAACAATTCGACGATCACATTCAGCTCACCGATGCCCAAGGCCACTACCTGCAGCGTGTTCTGCGGCTCCAGGTGGGCGATCGCTTCATTGCCATGGACGGCAGCCAGTGGTGGCTAGCAGAAATCCAGGATGGCTTTCGGGCCAACATGCTAGAGATTCTGCCCGCTGCCGCAGACGTTAGCGCCACCATCACTTTGATCATGGCCATGCCCAAGCAAGGGATGGACGACATTGTGCGCCAAGCCACGGAATTAGGCGTCTCCACGATTGTGCCGGTACAGAGCGATCGCACCCTGCTCAAACCCAGCGCCCAAAAGCTCGATCGCTGGCAGCGGATTGTCCAAGAAGCAGCGGAGCAGTCGGAGCGGCAGCACATTCCCATGGTCATGGATCCCCAAGGGGCGATCGCGGCTCTAGGGGCAACCACAGCCAGCCATCGCTATATCTGCACCGCACGGGGCGATCGCCCTTCTTTACTATCGGTGGCTCAGCGGGATTGCAAGAACCTACAGGATGTGGCGATCGCCGTGGGCCCCGAAGGCGGCTGGAGCGAGGCAGAAGTACAGGAAGCGATCGCCTGCGGCTACCAACCGGTGTCCCTAGGGCGGCATATTTTGCGGGCAATCACCGCTCCCCTGGTGGCCCTCTCGATTCTCACAGCGGTGCTAGAGGACGAGAGTTTATAGAGTCCAAAACGTTTAGCCCAGCACCGCTAGTTCGATTGAGATCGGCCACGACCTCGATACCAGCGGGCCAGGCGATCGGGGGAGATACCGGCCATGTACCCCAGCACAATCACCTGGTTCAACACCGTCGTGCGCACCACGCCTAGCCGTTGCCAGCGCCGCCCGGAGGTGAGGACAGATTGGGGAGCGATCGCGATTCGACCCAGCAATCGCAGCCGGCGCACCAGAGCCACATCTTCCAGCAGCGGCAGATCGGGAAAACCGCCCACCTGTTGGAAGGTCTCGGCGCGCAGGAACAGTCCCTGATCACCATAGGGCAAGCCCCGCCGCGATCGCCAACGCACCCCCCGCTCCACCCAGCGCAGGGCCGCTCCCGGTGCATCGATCGCCAAGGTAAAGGCTCCCGCAGCAATGGTAGGATCGCTGAGCATGTGGCGGATTTCGGCGTCAAACTGCGGCGGCAAGTGGGTATCGGCGTGGAGAAAGAGCAGCACATCTCCCGTAGCCAGACGGGCTCCTTGATTCATTTGCCGCGCCCGACCGGGGTCAGACTGCAGAGCAATGGCCCCCTGCTGGCGAGCGATCGCTAGGGTGTCATCCTGACTGCCGCCATCCACCACAATCACCTCCACCACGTCCCCCGACTGCACCGCTTGCAGGACAGATGGCAACGTTGCCGCCTCATTTAAGGCCGGGATAATCACCGATAGCGTCTTTGTCTTAGCAGGCTCCGAGCGATCGCGCACCGCATACCAAGTGGGCAAATCCTCGGGATAGTCAATATCACTCAGGGGTGCGAGGGTGGCCACCCGCAGGTTCTGCCCCTGGGCAATGGCCAACGTTTGCTGCAAAACCTTGTCGGTACTCCAGGCAATCTCCTGAAAGACCTCCGGGCAAGGACGCCGTAAACCCAAGAGGTAGTAGCCACCATCGGTTGCCGGGCCCAGCACCAGATCGTGATCCGCCAAGGCCTGCATAGCCTGCTCCAACTGCTGGGCCGTCAACTGAGGACAGTCAATGCCCATGGCCACCACCTGATCGGCTCCCGCAGCAAACGAATCGGCAAAAGCCCGCTGCAGGCGATCGCCCAAATCCCCCTCGCCCTGGGAGGTATACCGCCAGCTCGCTCCCAGCCACGCTTCCATCTGAGAGCGATCGCCCCCGCTAAAGCGCACATCAACGGTTCTGTGGAGTAAGGGAACACCATAACGAGTTTGCCAGCGAGCCACCTGCCGTAGGGTATGCTCGGTCATCTGCCGCTGCAGATCGGCCGCCGCCTCAGCCCCCAGAGCCGTTATCAGGCGGGTCTTCGTCGTACCGGGCACGGGGTAGCGCGTGAAGACAATCAGGTGCTGAGACAGGTGCAGATCGGGTAATTGATGGGGTAATTGCGAATGGGGAGGCAAACTCACGCAGATACTCCTCAAACATCAGGGAAGGCATCAGGGGCATACCGAAGTTTTGACGCAGGACTAACGCCGTCACGGTGTCTCGATCCAGCGCCTGCTCTAAGCCTATGGATCTTGACCATCATTGCATCCGACCATACCAGCGCAGTAAGACACGGGCAAGGCGATCGCTATCATGGGTAATCCGATGGGTTTGAGGATTCTCGGCCATCACATTGGCCATCACCACCCGCCGTCCTAGGTGAATCACCTCTTCCCGATCGAAGTACACAGGATGCGATCGCTCTTGGGCATAGTGAATCATCGCTTCGGCGGACGGTGTTTTGCGATGCACCAAAACGGCATCAAACAAGGGGCGATCGCACAACTGATCGATAGCGCGAATATGATCCGCCACGGTATAGCCCTCGGTCTCACCCGCCTGGGTCATGATATTGCACACATAAATACGCGGCACCGTCAGGGAAGCGATCGCCTCCCGAATGTCGGGCACCAGCAGGTTGGGAATCACGCTGGTATAGAGGCTACCCGGCCCAATAATCACGTAGTCGGCTTCACGAATAGCCTGCAGGGCTCGGGGCAGGGCAGGCGGATTCTCGGGAATACAGCCCACGCGGATAATCTTACCGTCGGCTTCGGGAATATTGGATTCCCCTTTGATGATGCGACCATCGGCAAATTCTGCCCAAAGCTCCACATCACTGAGGGTGGCGGGCAACACCTGCCCCCGCACCGCCAGAACCTTTGAACTGGCCGCCACGGCCTGCTCTAAATCTCCGGTCACCTCGCTCATGGCCGTGAGAAACAGGTTGCCAAAACTATGGCCCACCAGCCCATCCCCAGCCCGAAAGCGATATTGGAATAGCTCGGTCAGCAACTTTTCCTCATCAGCCAGGGCCGCCAAACAATTGCGAATATCCCCCGGCGGCAACACGCCAATCTCCCGCCGCAGCCGACCAGAGGAACCACCATCATCCGCCACGGTGACAATGGCCGTAATATTAGCGCTGTAAATCTTCAGCCCCCGCAGGAGGTTGGACAATCCCGTGCCGCCGCCCAACACCACAATTTTGGGGCCGCGCTGTAAACGCCGATGGGCCGTGAGCACCTCAATTAGTTCTTCATCCCCATTGGGCATCAGCACTTCGGTGATCGCCCCCAGGGTTCGCATTTGCCCCAAAAAGACCAGTAAAACCCCAATCAAGATCACCATGGGGCCACTGATGTAGCTAGGCACCCAGTCGGTAATGAAATCCAGGGCATCGCCAATGAACCGGGTGATGTAAAACACCGGCGTGCGTTTCGTCCAGATGGCAATGCCCAAGGCCGCTAGCAGCACCCCCGCCACACTCAACATCAGCCAACGCTTGACGAAGAGACCGGGAGCCAGCCACTGGAACCACCGACTAACCCGATGCGGAGTACGGGAACGGGATTCTTGCTGAAGCATGGTCAGCGCTTTTTTCCAGCGATTGGCAGTGGACATTCGAGATTCGCAACCTCAACGCAACGGTTGAAAAGACTACTAGACAACAGGCGATCGCCCCCTAGGGACTCAATCCCCCATCTAAACTTGCGATCGCCACGATGGTGCTAGGAAAGCAGCGGCTCTGTTATCGTTACTTTCCAGAGCGAAAGGAGAAGAATCCGCATAGCTCCGGTGAACTCTTGCCCGGTCACCATCAACGCGCGGTGTTTGGAAGAGAACATAGCTCTATTCATGCTAAGCAACCCCCTCCCACGAGGAACGTATTGCGCAATGCCTAACCATAGAACAACTAATGGGTAAATCCTACTAGACAGCGGCCCCGAAGCGGTACTGTGCAACTGCGGGTTTCCTGGAATACTTGGAAACGCCCCCCGCCGACCCCGGGCTGCTTTAAGCTGTTAAGTAGACCCAGCAATCAGGGTTGTGAGCATTTTCAGGTATTCGTCGCATGAGTGAGCCGTTCCCCCCATCGAGTCCAGAGCTACCCAGCGAGCCTCTCCCAAACCTGCCCCCAGAGCAAGCGGTGGACTTGCCAGAGCGGTTGCTCAAACATACGGTGCGCTATAGCGACTATCGGCAGGTAGACCGGGAGTTGTTTACGCCGATGTTCCGTCAGTATGCGGAAACCAAGGATCAGTATCCCCATGCGCTGCTGATGTATCGGGTGGGGGATTTTTTTGAAACCTTTTTCCAAGATGCGATCACCATTGCCCGAGCGCTAGAACTGGTGCTCACCAGCAAAGATGCCGGGAAGGATGTGGGACGGATTCCCCTGGCCGGCATTCCCTACCATGCCCTCGAACGCTACTGCACCCAGTTGGTGGAAAAAGGGTTTGCGATCGCCATCTGTGATCAAGTCGAAGATCCGGCCCTGGCCCAGGGGTTGGTGAAACGGGAAGTGACTCGGGTGATTACGCCGGGGACGCTGCTGGAAGAGGGCATGCTGACGGCGCGGCAGAATAATTTCCTGGCGGCAGTGGTGATCGCGGGCAATCACTGGGGGCTGGCCTACGCCGATGTGTCTACCGGAGAATTTCTCACCACCCAGTCCCAGGACTTAGATCAGTTAGCTCAGGAACTCATGCGGCTGCAGCCCTCCGAGGTGCTGGTGCCCACCAATGCGCCCGATCTAGGCGGCCTGCTGCGACCGGGACAATCATCGCCCCACTTACCCGACTGTCTACCCCGGCAGTTTTGCTATACCCTGCGATCGCAACTGGCGTTTGAAACCCAGGAGGCCCGCCAACGGCTGCTGCAAACCTTTCGCCTGCGATCGCTGGAAGGGCTGGGCTGTAACCATCTTCCCCTTGCGGTACGGGCGGCGGGCGGTCTGCTGCACTATTTAGAAGATACCCAGAAGGAGAATCCGTTACTTTTACAGCCGCTTTGTACCTATGCGCTGACGGAATTTTTGGTGCTGGATCATCAAACTCGTCGCAATTTG from Leptolyngbya sp. CCY15150 encodes:
- a CDS encoding class I SAM-dependent methyltransferase, whose protein sequence is MATILRDWSYRYPWFYDAIARLAALTVGGEARFRQLALEGLEITEATHILDLCCGCGQTTRFLVERSPHVVGLDASPRSIQQAQVNVPNATFVEAWAEAMPFAEHQFDLVQTSVALHEMQLDSLQQIIAEVYRVLKPGGVFTLVDFHRPHNPLLWPGLAAFLWVFETETAWQLLRLDLPEMLKQQGFEVDATTLGQQLYAGGSLQVVRGRKPDAG
- a CDS encoding 16S rRNA (uracil(1498)-N(3))-methyltransferase — its product is MAQLQRVAIAPNQQFDDHIQLTDAQGHYLQRVLRLQVGDRFIAMDGSQWWLAEIQDGFRANMLEILPAAADVSATITLIMAMPKQGMDDIVRQATELGVSTIVPVQSDRTLLKPSAQKLDRWQRIVQEAAEQSERQHIPMVMDPQGAIAALGATTASHRYICTARGDRPSLLSVAQRDCKNLQDVAIAVGPEGGWSEAEVQEAIACGYQPVSLGRHILRAITAPLVALSILTAVLEDESL
- a CDS encoding DUF3370 domain-containing protein, encoding MLTVLPFLVAAQLTSPALVAEVSAARPAAQEILQPQQEIRPLPGQLDSTPVFNSNSPELVQTEGILLSTFPPDNMQVATAHLNYPLSGRFDIFAHHIARGLTPDDNRTLFLGILVHNPESQAVTLDLLQAVSYLSQDAPFYDLPSYVANPLGRTFSGPGSRTANDMLRGSRQDHWQPSVRIPAGQTYLLANLPIPLRRLSVATNGTLPPGQVLLPPRQIETAASNSTRSASTQASASPPVPAVSRPLPTNGRSLQIHARTDGDVYVASLAMYAPLTADGNERVPTLAEWQLLLTQRGLAGPRDLAPTPPETQNFSRFFYGRVSGIAQGSEWKADLSDDVGGNTLTIPGTGQRLSYVINTVDHNTFGTGQIQSGAMLDRYSDTAYRSHGNYGVKYDLSLPLYNPTSETQTVALALQTPLQDEQANGYLRFRQPPDEQIFFRGTVRLTYIDDFGLLQTRYLHLVHRRGQAGEPLIQLRMPPGDRRAVNLEFLYPPDATPPQVLTIHTLE
- a CDS encoding gluconeogenesis factor YvcK family protein, with protein sequence MSTANRWKKALTMLQQESRSRTPHRVSRWFQWLAPGLFVKRWLMLSVAGVLLAALGIAIWTKRTPVFYITRFIGDALDFITDWVPSYISGPMVILIGVLLVFLGQMRTLGAITEVLMPNGDEELIEVLTAHRRLQRGPKIVVLGGGTGLSNLLRGLKIYSANITAIVTVADDGGSSGRLRREIGVLPPGDIRNCLAALADEEKLLTELFQYRFRAGDGLVGHSFGNLFLTAMSEVTGDLEQAVAASSKVLAVRGQVLPATLSDVELWAEFADGRIIKGESNIPEADGKIIRVGCIPENPPALPRALQAIREADYVIIGPGSLYTSVIPNLLVPDIREAIASLTVPRIYVCNIMTQAGETEGYTVADHIRAIDQLCDRPLFDAVLVHRKTPSAEAMIHYAQERSHPVYFDREEVIHLGRRVVMANVMAENPQTHRITHDSDRLARVLLRWYGRMQ
- a CDS encoding TIGR04283 family arsenosugar biosynthesis glycosyltransferase — its product is MSLPPHSQLPHQLPDLHLSQHLIVFTRYPVPGTTKTRLITALGAEAAADLQRQMTEHTLRQVARWQTRYGVPLLHRTVDVRFSGGDRSQMEAWLGASWRYTSQGEGDLGDRLQRAFADSFAAGADQVVAMGIDCPQLTAQQLEQAMQALADHDLVLGPATDGGYYLLGLRRPCPEVFQEIAWSTDKVLQQTLAIAQGQNLRVATLAPLSDIDYPEDLPTWYAVRDRSEPAKTKTLSVIIPALNEAATLPSVLQAVQSGDVVEVIVVDGGSQDDTLAIARQQGAIALQSDPGRARQMNQGARLATGDVLLFLHADTHLPPQFDAEIRHMLSDPTIAAGAFTLAIDAPGAALRWVERGVRWRSRRGLPYGDQGLFLRAETFQQVGGFPDLPLLEDVALVRRLRLLGRIAIAPQSVLTSGRRWQRLGVVRTTVLNQVIVLGYMAGISPDRLARWYRGRGRSQSN